A region of Moorena producens PAL-8-15-08-1 DNA encodes the following proteins:
- a CDS encoding lysophospholipid acyltransferase family protein, protein MTHRFGWSLEERDPEVIESYLPQWEWFYRYYFRVKSDGWQHIPESKVLLVGSHNGGLASPDMVMMMYDWFRRFGTQRPVYGLMHSNAWQINPDLAQLAAKMGAVMAHPQMAIAAFRKGASVLVYPGGAQDVFRPYSQRHQIQLAGRKGFIKLALREKVPIVPIISNGAHDTLIVLGDCYEQARQLHELGIPWLFGLDPQVFPIYLGLPWGLAIGPLPNIPLPIPITTRVCPPIVFERYGRVAARDQDYVDACYEQVSTQMQSELNALVAGL, encoded by the coding sequence TTGACGCATCGGTTTGGTTGGTCTTTAGAAGAGCGAGATCCAGAAGTAATTGAATCCTATCTGCCCCAGTGGGAATGGTTTTATCGCTACTACTTTCGGGTTAAAAGTGATGGCTGGCAGCACATTCCTGAGAGTAAGGTGCTGTTGGTTGGTTCCCATAATGGTGGATTAGCTTCCCCTGATATGGTGATGATGATGTATGACTGGTTTCGCCGCTTTGGCACCCAGCGTCCAGTTTATGGTCTGATGCATTCCAATGCCTGGCAAATTAATCCCGACCTGGCGCAGCTAGCGGCAAAGATGGGGGCAGTCATGGCTCATCCCCAAATGGCGATCGCTGCTTTTCGTAAAGGAGCTAGTGTCTTAGTCTATCCAGGGGGTGCCCAAGATGTATTCCGTCCCTATAGCCAGCGTCATCAAATTCAATTGGCTGGACGTAAGGGCTTTATTAAACTGGCACTACGAGAAAAGGTTCCTATTGTACCGATTATATCCAACGGTGCCCATGATACCCTGATTGTCTTAGGTGACTGCTATGAACAGGCACGACAACTACACGAGTTGGGGATACCCTGGTTATTTGGTCTTGACCCACAAGTTTTCCCAATTTATCTCGGTTTGCCTTGGGGATTGGCGATTGGTCCTCTACCCAATATACCCTTGCCCATACCCATTACAACTCGTGTTTGCCCTCCGATTGTTTTTGAGCGTTATGGTCGTGTTGCTGCTCGGGATCAAGATTATGTTGATGCTTGTTACGAGCAAGTTTCTACTCAAATGCAATCTGAGCTAAATGCTTTGGTTGCTGGATTATGA
- a CDS encoding RNA polymerase sigma factor, RpoD/SigA family, translated as MPTSKTKTKTTKPTKPTFSADMVRTYLHEIGRVPLLTHEQEIVYGKQVQQMMALLEAKGTLEQELEREPTTEEWASSINKTEAELKKAIDQGTRAKRKMIEANLRLVVAIAKKYQKRNMEFLDLIQEGTLGLERGVEKFDPTRGYKFSTYAYWWIRQAITRAIAQQARAIRLPIHITEKLNKIKKVQRELSQTLGRNATPTEIAKELELEPAQIREYLSIARQPISLDVRVGDNQDTELSELLEDDGLTPVNYTTQESLRQDLNLLLAELTPQQREVLALRFGLEDGKELSLAKVGKRLNLSRERVRQLEHQALAQLRRRHANFREYIAS; from the coding sequence ATGCCCACTTCTAAAACCAAAACCAAAACTACCAAGCCTACCAAGCCTACCTTCTCAGCAGATATGGTTCGTACCTATCTTCATGAGATCGGTCGCGTACCTCTGCTGACCCATGAGCAAGAAATTGTTTATGGTAAACAAGTGCAGCAAATGATGGCACTTTTAGAGGCAAAAGGCACCTTGGAACAGGAGCTAGAGCGCGAACCGACAACTGAAGAGTGGGCTTCGTCCATTAATAAGACCGAAGCAGAACTGAAAAAAGCCATAGACCAAGGTACTCGAGCTAAGCGCAAGATGATTGAAGCGAATCTGCGCCTAGTGGTAGCGATCGCTAAGAAGTATCAGAAGCGCAACATGGAATTCTTGGACTTAATCCAAGAAGGTACCTTGGGCTTAGAGCGAGGGGTTGAGAAATTTGACCCAACCCGGGGCTACAAGTTTTCCACCTACGCTTATTGGTGGATTCGGCAAGCGATTACCCGTGCGATCGCTCAGCAAGCTCGTGCAATTCGGCTGCCTATCCACATTACTGAAAAGCTCAACAAAATTAAGAAAGTACAACGGGAACTATCCCAGACCCTAGGTCGCAATGCTACTCCCACCGAGATTGCTAAGGAGTTGGAATTAGAACCAGCTCAGATTCGGGAGTATTTGAGCATTGCTCGTCAACCCATCTCTCTCGACGTTCGCGTCGGAGATAACCAAGACACAGAGCTGTCTGAGCTGCTAGAAGATGATGGTCTAACACCGGTTAACTACACCACTCAGGAGTCCTTGCGGCAAGACCTAAATCTGCTGTTAGCAGAACTTACCCCCCAACAGCGGGAAGTGCTAGCGCTACGCTTTGGGTTAGAGGATGGCAAAGAGCTATCTCTGGCTAAAGTTGGTAAGCGACTGAACCTCAGTCGTGAACGGGTACGCCAGTTAGAACATCAAGCCTTAGCACAGCTACGGCGTCGCCATGCTAATTTCCGGGAGTACATCGCTAGCTAG
- a CDS encoding indolepyruvate ferredoxin oxidoreductase subunit alpha, with the protein MPHTIVTDTCQGIADCVECCPVACIHPGPGKNALGSDWYWIDFSSCIDCGICVEVCPVEGAIIPEERPDLQKTP; encoded by the coding sequence TTGCCACACACGATTGTTACCGATACTTGCCAAGGAATTGCTGATTGCGTTGAATGTTGCCCAGTGGCGTGCATTCATCCAGGACCAGGGAAAAATGCCCTGGGGAGTGACTGGTACTGGATTGACTTTTCTAGCTGCATTGACTGTGGCATTTGCGTGGAAGTCTGTCCAGTTGAGGGCGCAATTATACCAGAAGAGCGACCTGATTTGCAGAAAACACCATAA
- the cobO gene encoding cob(I)yrinic acid a,c-diamide adenosyltransferase yields MNTTIKSASDSNQGLESVNTADFSGTGLTRSQYQQKMQRRKEIQEQRLAKASKQKGLIVVNTGNGKGKTTAGLGMVLRSLGHGYRVVIVQFIKGAWEPAEKAALEHWTVATDNNPPQLEFHAMGEGFTWETQDRERDIEKAQSAWDAALGFIRNPDIKLVLLDEINIALKLNYLTIEQVLAGLDEKPTDSHVILTGRGAPAALIERADLVTEMTLVKHPLKEQGIKAQPGIEF; encoded by the coding sequence ATGAATACCACAATCAAGTCTGCTAGTGATTCCAACCAAGGTCTAGAATCGGTAAACACCGCTGATTTCTCTGGCACTGGGCTAACGCGATCGCAATATCAACAAAAAATGCAGCGACGCAAAGAGATACAGGAACAACGCCTAGCTAAAGCCTCCAAACAAAAAGGGCTGATTGTGGTTAACACTGGCAACGGCAAAGGGAAGACCACAGCTGGATTAGGCATGGTCTTGCGATCCCTTGGTCATGGCTACCGAGTTGTGATTGTACAATTTATTAAGGGTGCTTGGGAACCCGCAGAAAAAGCTGCCTTAGAGCACTGGACAGTAGCCACTGATAACAATCCCCCTCAATTAGAGTTCCATGCCATGGGGGAAGGCTTTACCTGGGAGACTCAAGATCGAGAGCGAGACATCGAAAAAGCCCAATCCGCCTGGGATGCCGCCTTAGGGTTTATCCGTAACCCTGACATTAAGCTAGTGCTATTGGATGAGATTAACATAGCCTTGAAACTCAACTATCTAACCATTGAGCAAGTTTTGGCTGGACTAGACGAAAAACCCACTGATTCCCATGTGATCTTAACCGGTAGGGGAGCACCAGCCGCCCTAATTGAACGAGCTGACCTAGTCACAGAGATGACCTTAGTCAAGCATCCTTTAAAAGAGCAGGGGATTAAAGCACAACCTGGTATTGAATTTTAA
- a CDS encoding DMT family transporter, with protein MVSPKHRSASDQAIPHQLTRSQKSRVKIPKKISIGVLLALLSCLILSFQNIIIYVIFNQSWLFGLQNVQVGGLVAPGFGNSLLILWLKMLVVVPLMAFVARLLYPSVWRDIRRCALSGDMPLFGQVVASSFFLFLSQVLIYLSLGLIQPGVAITIFFIYPIVTVILTGLLFGNRTHLFTSDLFSPHLVRQHLVRALVIVGVVGGALLISLPSLAAKQPYSALGVVAAAGAGLSFAVYIILTQVSARKLNPIPYSFINFTLILVFSSLSLSFPLDQSWRFFVEPTQRLAVYFTCLGLGVITLMSYLVQNFAIRLIGGRPAAIIGSTAPVLTTFLAVGIIQQGLGLQEIIGLFLVTLGVVTLSMEKLRHQSWKRSQ; from the coding sequence ATGGTATCCCCAAAACACAGGAGTGCTTCTGATCAAGCGATCCCACACCAGCTGACGCGATCGCAGAAAAGTCGTGTAAAAATCCCAAAAAAAATCTCAATAGGGGTGCTTTTGGCCTTACTGTCTTGCCTAATTTTGTCGTTTCAGAATATAATCATATATGTAATCTTTAATCAATCTTGGCTCTTTGGTCTACAGAATGTTCAAGTGGGAGGCTTAGTGGCTCCTGGTTTTGGCAACTCGCTACTGATTCTGTGGCTAAAGATGCTGGTGGTAGTACCGTTGATGGCATTTGTGGCTAGGTTACTCTACCCATCGGTGTGGCGAGATATTAGGCGTTGTGCTCTCTCGGGAGACATGCCTTTATTTGGCCAGGTGGTGGCGAGTAGCTTCTTTTTATTTTTATCCCAAGTGCTAATATACCTATCATTAGGTCTTATTCAACCAGGGGTAGCAATCACGATTTTTTTTATATATCCTATTGTGACGGTAATCTTGACAGGATTGCTGTTTGGTAATCGAACGCATCTATTTACCTCAGATCTATTTAGCCCACATCTAGTTCGCCAACACCTAGTTCGTGCTCTAGTAATAGTTGGTGTTGTGGGTGGAGCGTTGCTGATTTCCCTGCCTAGTCTCGCAGCTAAGCAGCCCTATTCTGCATTGGGAGTTGTAGCTGCTGCTGGTGCGGGTTTGAGCTTCGCTGTTTACATTATTCTGACCCAAGTCAGCGCTAGAAAGCTCAACCCTATTCCTTATAGCTTTATTAATTTTACATTAATTTTGGTATTTTCTAGCCTGAGCTTATCATTTCCCCTAGATCAATCTTGGCGCTTTTTTGTTGAACCCACCCAAAGACTGGCTGTATACTTCACCTGTCTGGGGTTGGGGGTGATAACCTTAATGAGCTATCTGGTGCAAAACTTTGCCATCAGGCTCATTGGTGGGCGTCCAGCTGCAATTATCGGGTCAACAGCACCAGTGTTAACTACCTTCTTAGCCGTCGGGATTATTCAACAAGGTTTAGGGTTACAGGAAATTATCGGATTGTTTCTGGTAACGTTAGGGGTGGTAACCCTAAGTATGGAAAAATTGCGGCATCAGAGTTGGAAACGATCACAGTAA
- a CDS encoding ABC transporter ATP-binding protein — protein MAQVILENVYKSVPARKGDTVVAPVTTEPKVTKNEESPSLEGEKSAQTPKTLNILRRINLEVNDGEFMVLVGPSGCGKSTLLRIIAGLEELTAGKIWVGNRQVNDLPPKERDIAMVFQNYALYPHLSVYENIAFGLRRTGYGQFNMAEDSNGNSKSVHWGKNLPPQIKQGLVATGMMNGEVRSNLENVLTTMTRSLPRELRYLSEREKKIDQQVRKVAKLLQVEHLLNRLPKQLSGGQKQRIALGRAISRNPQVFLMDEPLSNLDAKLRAETRSQIVKLQRQLGTTTIYVTHDQTEAMTMGDRIAVMKDGRIQQIAAPLEIYNQPANRFVAEFIGSPPMNFIPVEVKAPRIVCNSQFRLTLPEVWEPILQQYDGQSLTLGVRPEHMNISAPAPKNLVVTVDLVEALGNETYLSVSIPEDSSALQVRVPPDKIVRIGDEIWLSIDPEKIHLFNPHDGMAIPKSDS, from the coding sequence GTGGCACAGGTTATTCTGGAAAACGTTTATAAAAGTGTTCCCGCCCGCAAAGGGGATACTGTTGTTGCACCAGTAACAACGGAACCTAAGGTGACAAAGAACGAAGAGTCACCAAGCCTTGAAGGAGAAAAATCTGCACAGACACCTAAAACCCTTAATATCTTGCGGCGCATAAATCTGGAAGTCAACGATGGCGAGTTTATGGTGCTGGTTGGTCCTTCAGGCTGTGGCAAAAGTACTCTATTGCGGATCATTGCTGGACTAGAGGAATTGACTGCGGGCAAAATTTGGGTGGGGAACAGACAAGTTAATGATTTACCACCCAAAGAACGAGACATCGCTATGGTGTTTCAAAATTATGCCCTCTATCCCCATCTGAGTGTCTATGAAAACATTGCCTTTGGACTCAGACGAACTGGCTATGGGCAATTCAACATGGCAGAAGACTCTAATGGGAACTCTAAGAGTGTGCATTGGGGAAAGAATCTGCCACCCCAAATCAAGCAAGGGCTTGTGGCTACAGGCATGATGAATGGGGAAGTTCGCTCGAATCTGGAAAATGTCTTAACCACAATGACGCGATCGCTTCCTCGGGAATTGCGATACCTGTCCGAACGAGAGAAAAAGATTGACCAGCAGGTTCGCAAAGTAGCTAAGTTGCTACAAGTAGAACACTTGCTGAATCGATTGCCAAAGCAGCTGTCTGGGGGACAAAAACAACGGATTGCTCTGGGACGGGCAATTTCTCGTAATCCCCAGGTGTTTTTAATGGATGAACCCCTGTCTAATTTGGATGCTAAACTCCGGGCAGAGACTCGCAGCCAAATTGTGAAACTACAGCGGCAGTTGGGTACAACTACGATCTACGTCACCCACGACCAAACGGAAGCCATGACTATGGGGGATCGGATCGCGGTTATGAAAGACGGTCGCATCCAACAGATTGCTGCCCCTCTGGAAATATATAATCAACCCGCTAACCGGTTTGTGGCTGAATTCATTGGTTCACCACCGATGAATTTTATCCCTGTTGAGGTGAAAGCCCCTCGGATAGTGTGTAATTCTCAGTTCCGCCTGACCCTTCCAGAAGTCTGGGAACCCATACTGCAGCAGTATGATGGTCAATCCTTAACCTTAGGAGTTCGTCCGGAACATATGAATATCAGCGCTCCTGCCCCCAAAAACTTGGTGGTTACCGTTGATCTAGTGGAAGCCTTAGGTAACGAGACTTATCTGTCGGTGAGTATCCCGGAAGACTCTAGCGCTCTTCAGGTCAGAGTGCCACCAGATAAAATTGTCAGAATAGGTGACGAAATTTGGCTGTCTATAGACCCAGAGAAGATTCATTTATTTAACCCCCATGATGGGATGGCAATTCCTAAGTCTGATAGCTAA
- a CDS encoding NACHT domain-containing protein, protein MNLAEYLTNPKVLQILLLVELAIFPCIIGLFINRFDEQKTPLRRIIVIALCTIYGILGIVGLNLVFKPSAEQGTEWIQQVQLILGIGYLLALPTIGYLFKTSSGNQTQIPKKIPPENLQRWRKDLLGAMAAEVNIRLDDSLHNDHLIQLVMADKREEVGRPEKITVNPSNSRSLWEGLRKFFRVTTESEPGQKLIEVFNQEDIAGKLLILGAPGSGKTTMLLDLAKDLITRAQEQQNQPIPIIAELSDWKDNNQPIAEWLAANLKSRYNLRKEITQEWIKTGQLLPLLDGLDELSLERQKLCVQQLNQFVKDVPQIVVCCREEEYLAGEQILEMRGAVCLQPLSDQQIKNYLRGLDCQEIWPGIQQDSDGLLELARMPLLLHLIPVAYPDGDGLKPVGKHFKDPKAKEDYQNECRKTLFKNYIDCKLKEKHNSRGYSEEETRRWLAWLAKRLKEQKQTEFLIEKMQPDILNNSREKWLYKLIYGLIYGLIYGLIFGLFFGLIFGLFFGLFFESIEPSETITFSLQNLWQKRKKIIENLIFVLIVGLIVGLIGGLIGGLISGLIDGLISGLISGLIFGLISGLIFGLIFGLIFGLSGEEIKTINKPNQGIKESAKNTVIISLISLPGNLLLFVLPELALGRNVELLSALIFSSGSAMFFGFLFAGRPVIQHCVLRLILWGSGSIPWDYADFLSYATEGRLIKQVGGRYRFIHDLLREHFATTGLTHLPPKSPNSGGL, encoded by the coding sequence ATGAACCTTGCTGAATATCTGACCAATCCCAAGGTCCTTCAAATACTACTGTTGGTAGAACTAGCAATATTTCCCTGTATTATAGGACTTTTTATAAATCGCTTTGACGAGCAAAAAACTCCCCTTCGGAGAATAATAGTAATTGCTCTATGCACAATTTATGGAATCTTAGGTATTGTAGGACTAAATTTAGTTTTTAAACCATCAGCAGAACAGGGTACGGAGTGGATCCAACAAGTCCAGTTAATTTTAGGTATTGGTTACTTATTGGCTCTACCTACAATTGGGTATTTATTCAAAACTAGCTCAGGAAACCAAACTCAAATCCCTAAAAAAATTCCACCGGAAAATTTACAGCGATGGCGCAAGGACTTGCTGGGAGCAATGGCAGCTGAAGTTAACATCCGCCTCGATGACTCCCTGCACAATGACCACTTGATTCAGTTGGTAATGGCAGACAAGAGAGAAGAAGTGGGTCGTCCAGAGAAAATTACCGTTAATCCTAGCAATTCTCGTTCATTGTGGGAAGGGTTGCGCAAGTTCTTTCGAGTAACGACAGAATCTGAACCAGGTCAAAAGCTGATTGAGGTATTTAACCAAGAGGATATTGCCGGGAAACTGTTGATTCTTGGTGCCCCCGGTTCTGGAAAAACCACCATGCTGTTGGATTTGGCCAAGGATTTAATTACACGTGCCCAGGAGCAGCAAAACCAACCAATTCCAATTATAGCTGAACTTTCTGATTGGAAAGATAACAACCAGCCTATTGCTGAATGGTTAGCAGCTAATTTAAAGTCTCGTTATAATCTCCGCAAAGAGATTACTCAGGAGTGGATTAAAACTGGTCAGTTGTTACCTCTTCTGGATGGTTTGGATGAGTTGAGTTTAGAGCGGCAGAAGTTATGTGTTCAGCAATTAAATCAGTTTGTCAAAGACGTTCCTCAAATTGTGGTCTGCTGTCGTGAAGAAGAATACCTTGCTGGTGAGCAAATTCTGGAGATGCGGGGAGCAGTCTGTCTGCAACCTTTGAGCGATCAGCAGATAAAAAATTATTTAAGGGGCTTAGACTGTCAGGAAATCTGGCCAGGAATTCAGCAAGATTCAGATGGGTTGCTAGAGTTAGCCAGAATGCCCTTACTATTACATTTAATTCCCGTTGCTTATCCGGATGGAGATGGGTTGAAGCCAGTAGGGAAACATTTTAAGGATCCTAAAGCAAAGGAAGACTATCAGAACGAATGCCGTAAAACGTTATTTAAGAATTACATTGACTGTAAACTAAAGGAAAAGCATAACAGTCGAGGTTATTCAGAAGAGGAGACCAGGCGCTGGTTAGCCTGGCTTGCTAAACGATTGAAGGAGCAAAAACAAACCGAGTTTTTGATTGAAAAAATGCAGCCTGATATTTTGAATAATTCCAGAGAAAAGTGGTTGTATAAGCTGATTTACGGGCTGATTTACGGGCTGATTTACGGGCTGATTTTCGGGCTGTTTTTCGGGCTGATTTTCGGGCTGTTTTTCGGGCTGTTTTTTGAGAGTATAGAGCCTTCTGAAACTATTACATTTTCATTGCAAAATTTATGGCAAAAAAGAAAAAAAATAATTGAAAATCTGATTTTCGTGCTGATTGTAGGGCTGATTGTAGGGCTGATTGGAGGGCTGATTGGAGGGCTGATTTCCGGGCTGATTGACGGGCTGATTTCCGGGCTGATTTCCGGGCTGATTTTCGGGCTGATTTCCGGGCTGATTTTCGGGCTGATTTTCGGGCTGATTTTCGGGCTGAGTGGAGAAGAAATAAAAACCATAAATAAACCCAATCAGGGGATTAAAGAATCTGCTAAAAATACCGTTATTATTAGTTTAATTAGTTTGCCGGGAAATTTATTATTGTTTGTATTACCTGAGTTAGCCTTGGGAAGGAATGTTGAACTACTCAGTGCATTAATTTTTTCTTCTGGAAGCGCAATGTTCTTTGGCTTTTTATTTGCTGGCAGACCTGTCATTCAGCATTGCGTCCTCCGCCTCATTCTCTGGGGCAGTGGTTCAATCCCCTGGGATTACGCCGATTTCCTGAGCTATGCCACAGAAGGCCGCCTGATCAAGCAAGTGGGTGGACGCTATCGATTCATCCACGATTTGCTGCGGGAGCACTTTGCGACAACAGGACTTACGCATTTGCCCCCTAAATCCCCCAATTCTGGGGGACTTTGA
- a CDS encoding NACHT domain-containing protein: MNLAEYLTNPNVIQRLLQLLLGLLICILGLLNNRFEQPKTLLRKIIVIAVCVIVYVFLAHQAENLVSQKSAEQDTQWFQQVYWILGIGYFFALPTIGYLLTTRPGKQTQISRQIPKAKLQRWRRDLLGAMAAEVNMGLDDSLYNHHLIKLVMADKREQVGRPEKITVNPSNSPPWWKQLLKFRRVTTDSEPGQKVIEVFNQEDIAGKLLILGAPGSGKTTMLLDLAKDLITRAQQQENQPIPIIAELSDWKDDKQPIAEWLAANLKFRYNLRKEITEEWIKTGQLLPLLDGLDELGLERQKLCVQQLNQFLKDVPQIVVCCREEEYLAGEQILEMRGAVCLQPLTDQQIENYLKRLNCRHLWQGIQQDSEGLLELARMPLLLHLIPLAYPDGLKRVERELKDPKAKEDYQNQCRQRLFEDYIDRKLKESHNRRGYSEEETRRWLGWLAKRLKEGQQTEFLIEKMQPDMLNKSRKKGLYQLSLGLIYGLIFSMIFDLSVGLVYGVLYGRFFKKIDLYKTIPISWKDRKKIIEELIYGLIYGLSVGLIYGLLYGLSVGLIRGLIIGLLYGLIRGLSGEEVKTRNKPNQVIKESAKNTVILSIISFPGTFLLFVLPDLVLGENVKLLSMLIRASGMAMLIGFSYAGRPVIQHFVLRLILWRSGSIPWDYAHFLSYATERRLIKRVGGRYRFIHDLLREHFATTGLTHLPPKSP, from the coding sequence ATGAACCTTGCTGAATATCTGACCAATCCCAACGTCATTCAAAGACTACTCCAGTTACTACTAGGACTACTTATCTGTATTCTCGGACTTTTGAACAATCGCTTTGAGCAGCCAAAAACTCTCTTGCGCAAAATTATAGTAATTGCTGTATGCGTAATAGTTTATGTATTCTTAGCTCATCAAGCAGAAAATTTAGTTTCTCAAAAATCAGCAGAACAGGATACCCAGTGGTTCCAACAAGTGTACTGGATTTTAGGTATTGGTTACTTCTTCGCCTTACCTACAATTGGGTATTTGCTGACAACTAGGCCAGGAAAGCAAACTCAAATCTCTAGACAGATTCCAAAGGCAAAGTTACAGCGATGGCGCAGGGATTTGCTCGGAGCAATGGCAGCTGAAGTTAACATGGGTCTTGATGACTCCCTGTACAATCACCACTTGATTAAGTTGGTAATGGCAGACAAGAGAGAGCAAGTGGGTCGTCCAGAAAAAATTACTGTCAATCCTAGCAATTCTCCTCCATGGTGGAAACAGTTGCTCAAGTTTCGTCGAGTAACTACAGACTCTGAACCAGGTCAAAAGGTTATTGAGGTATTTAACCAAGAAGATATTGCTGGGAAACTGTTGATTCTAGGTGCCCCCGGTTCTGGAAAAACCACGATGCTGTTGGATTTGGCCAAGGATTTAATTACACGTGCCCAGCAGCAGGAAAACCAACCTATTCCAATTATTGCTGAACTTTCTGATTGGAAAGATGACAAGCAGCCCATTGCTGAATGGTTAGCGGCTAATTTAAAGTTTCGTTATAATCTCCGCAAAGAGATTACTGAAGAGTGGATTAAAACTGGTCAGTTGTTACCTCTTCTCGATGGTTTGGATGAGTTGGGCTTAGAGCGGCAGAAGTTATGTGTTCAGCAATTAAATCAGTTTCTCAAAGACGTTCCTCAAATTGTGGTCTGCTGTCGTGAAGAAGAATACCTTGCTGGTGAGCAAATTCTGGAGATGCGGGGAGCAGTCTGTCTGCAACCTTTGACGGATCAGCAGATAGAAAATTATTTAAAGCGGTTAAACTGTCGCCACCTCTGGCAAGGAATTCAGCAAGATTCAGAGGGATTGCTAGAGTTAGCTAGAATGCCCTTACTATTACATTTAATTCCCCTGGCTTATCCCGATGGGTTGAAGCGAGTAGAGAGAGAGCTTAAGGATCCTAAAGCTAAGGAAGACTATCAGAACCAATGCCGTCAAAGGTTATTTGAGGATTACATTGACCGTAAACTAAAGGAATCCCATAACCGTCGAGGTTATTCAGAAGAGGAAACAAGGCGCTGGTTAGGCTGGCTTGCTAAACGATTGAAGGAGGGACAACAAACCGAGTTTTTGATTGAAAAAATGCAGCCTGATATGTTGAATAAATCCCGAAAAAAGGGTTTGTATCAGCTGAGTCTGGGGCTGATTTATGGGCTGATTTTTTCAATGATTTTTGATCTGAGTGTTGGGCTGGTTTATGGGGTGCTTTATGGGCGATTTTTTAAAAAAATAGATCTTTATAAAACTATTCCAATTTCATGGAAAGACAGAAAAAAAATAATTGAAGAGCTGATTTATGGGCTGATTTATGGGCTGAGTGTTGGGCTGATATATGGGCTGCTTTATGGGCTGAGTGTTGGGCTAATTAGAGGGCTGATTATAGGGCTGCTTTATGGGCTGATTAGAGGGCTGAGTGGAGAAGAAGTAAAAACCAGAAATAAACCCAATCAGGTGATTAAAGAATCCGCTAAAAATACCGTTATTCTTAGTATAATTAGTTTCCCTGGAACTTTCTTGTTGTTTGTATTACCTGATCTAGTATTAGGAGAGAATGTTAAACTACTCAGCATGTTAATTCGTGCTTCTGGCATGGCAATGTTAATTGGCTTTTCATATGCTGGCAGACCTGTCATTCAGCACTTCGTCCTCCGCCTCATTCTCTGGCGCAGTGGTTCAATCCCCTGGGATTACGCCCATTTCCTGAGCTATGCCACAGAACGCCGCCTGATTAAGCGAGTCGGTGGACGCTATCGATTCATCCACGATTTGCTGCGGGAGCACTTTGCGACAACAGGACTTACGCATTTGCCCCCTAAATCCCCCTAG